Proteins encoded within one genomic window of Polaribacter sp. NJDZ03:
- a CDS encoding PEP/pyruvate-binding domain-containing protein, which produces MKENILSNLKTYAFKEVTFDKLMQNRINKVLIVCSNYDFYMLEEDGRIEERIFNEYTSLNLRHPPNFIHANSAKRAIKMMETHQIDIVITWLDIGNYNAFETSKKIKEAYPNVPIAALSHHSSQLRSKLQKENTDSIDFVFHWNGNADIFLAIIKLTEDRMNAEVDINTIGVKAILLVEDSLKFYSRYIPLIYKVILKQTQGLMSEGLNEHRKMLLMRGRPKILLATTFEEGIELFDTYKENLLGVISDVNYFKDGVRNKEAGFLLLDYVRKYKRYFPFLMQSSNENNERRTLELKGKFLYKHSETLGVDIKNYIIKYFAFGDFEFWDPTQMKVLATAKDLGEFQRAIKKVTEDCLMYHAKRSEFSKWLKSRALFPLADLLSVIEYDEFENNGQIRDFLLNSIKSYLVYRSRGVIVKFNKDKYDEFVGYARIGEGALGGKARGLAFIDSFLKRNNLYNKYKNVSITIPRTVVISTEVFDQFIETHKLIKFAAKCTDDDKILNEFISKDLPEWALEDIRAFLKTTTCPIAVRSSSMLEDSNYQPFAGVFATYMIPNSEINKKVEMVSNAIKSVIASAFFENSKAYLKAISHTIEEDKMAVILQEVIGKPYQDVYYPNISGVARSINFYPIGDEKASEGIANIALGLGEIIVGGGQTLRFSPSYPKKILQLSSPGSTQRETQQYFYGLDLNPDSYKVSTCEAINKKKVTIRKAENHGSLKFVASTYDLQNNMIRPGVMHDGIRVITFDNILKYNTFPLPEILQELLRVGQREMRNPIEIEFAVKLDVPTGKPKEFSFLQIRPIIESVETVSKLPENLDISETIIYSESALGNGKYENICDVVYVKPETFNSANTRDIASAVEEINKKFVALDKPYILVGPGRWGSSDSWLGIPVLWSQISAAKIIVESGLNDFRIDPSQGTHFFQNLTSFKVGYLTINPFIKDGFFDVDYLNNQEAVFEDSYLRHISFKKDLTVIIDGKNNKAVIFKEGISLENSTSNKEESFEELPPEGFM; this is translated from the coding sequence ATGAAAGAAAATATCTTATCTAATTTAAAAACGTATGCTTTTAAGGAGGTAACTTTTGATAAATTAATGCAAAATAGAATTAATAAGGTATTAATAGTTTGTTCTAACTACGATTTTTATATGCTTGAAGAAGATGGTAGAATTGAAGAACGAATTTTTAATGAATACACTTCTTTAAACCTAAGGCATCCACCAAACTTTATTCATGCAAATTCTGCTAAGAGAGCAATTAAAATGATGGAGACTCACCAAATAGACATTGTTATTACTTGGTTAGATATTGGTAATTACAATGCTTTTGAAACTTCAAAAAAAATTAAAGAAGCATACCCAAATGTTCCAATAGCAGCTTTAAGTCATCATTCTTCTCAATTAAGAAGTAAATTACAAAAAGAAAATACAGATAGTATAGATTTTGTTTTTCATTGGAATGGTAATGCAGATATATTTTTGGCAATTATTAAATTAACTGAAGATAGAATGAATGCTGAAGTTGATATTAATACGATTGGTGTTAAAGCCATTTTATTGGTAGAAGATTCACTGAAGTTTTATTCTAGATATATTCCGCTTATCTATAAAGTGATTCTTAAACAAACACAAGGATTAATGTCTGAAGGATTAAACGAGCATAGAAAAATGCTGTTAATGCGAGGGAGACCAAAAATTTTACTAGCCACTACTTTTGAAGAAGGTATTGAATTATTTGATACGTACAAAGAAAATTTACTAGGTGTAATTTCTGATGTTAATTACTTTAAAGACGGAGTTAGAAACAAAGAAGCAGGTTTTTTATTATTAGATTATGTAAGAAAATATAAACGTTATTTTCCTTTTTTAATGCAATCATCTAATGAAAATAATGAGAGGCGAACGTTAGAATTGAAAGGTAAATTTTTATATAAACACTCAGAAACTTTAGGAGTTGATATTAAAAATTACATTATAAAATACTTTGCTTTTGGAGATTTCGAGTTTTGGGATCCTACTCAAATGAAAGTTTTAGCAACAGCTAAAGATTTAGGAGAATTTCAAAGAGCTATAAAGAAAGTTACTGAAGATTGTTTGATGTATCACGCAAAAAGAAGTGAGTTTTCTAAATGGTTAAAATCTAGAGCGCTGTTTCCTTTAGCAGATTTATTGAGCGTTATAGAATATGATGAATTTGAAAACAATGGTCAAATAAGAGATTTCTTACTTAATTCTATTAAGTCATATTTAGTTTATAGATCTAGAGGTGTAATTGTAAAGTTTAACAAAGATAAATACGATGAGTTTGTTGGTTATGCACGAATTGGTGAAGGTGCTTTAGGAGGTAAAGCAAGAGGTTTAGCTTTTATAGATTCCTTTTTAAAACGCAATAATTTATATAACAAATATAAAAACGTAAGTATTACTATACCAAGAACTGTTGTAATAAGTACAGAAGTTTTTGATCAGTTTATAGAAACCCATAAACTAATAAAATTTGCAGCAAAATGTACAGATGATGATAAAATATTAAACGAATTTATTTCTAAAGATTTACCAGAATGGGCTTTAGAAGATATTAGAGCATTTTTAAAAACCACTACTTGTCCTATTGCAGTACGATCATCTAGTATGTTAGAAGACTCAAATTATCAGCCTTTTGCAGGTGTTTTTGCAACCTACATGATTCCAAATTCTGAAATAAACAAAAAAGTTGAAATGGTTTCTAATGCAATTAAATCTGTTATTGCATCTGCTTTTTTTGAAAACAGTAAAGCATATTTAAAAGCAATATCACATACTATAGAAGAAGATAAAATGGCTGTAATTTTACAAGAAGTTATCGGTAAGCCATATCAAGATGTATATTATCCAAACATTTCTGGGGTAGCACGTTCTATTAATTTTTATCCCATTGGAGATGAAAAGGCAAGTGAAGGAATTGCCAATATTGCTTTAGGTTTAGGGGAAATAATAGTGGGTGGCGGACAAACATTACGTTTTTCACCTTCTTATCCTAAAAAAATATTACAACTATCTTCTCCAGGTTCTACGCAAAGAGAAACGCAACAGTATTTTTATGGTTTAGATTTAAACCCAGATAGTTATAAGGTTTCAACTTGTGAAGCTATCAATAAAAAGAAGGTAACGATTAGAAAAGCAGAAAATCATGGGTCTTTAAAGTTTGTAGCATCTACCTATGATTTACAAAATAATATGATTAGACCTGGTGTAATGCATGATGGTATTCGTGTAATTACGTTCGATAATATTTTAAAATACAATACGTTTCCATTGCCAGAAATTTTACAAGAACTCTTACGTGTTGGGCAACGAGAAATGAGAAACCCAATAGAAATAGAATTTGCAGTAAAATTAGATGTTCCTACAGGTAAACCAAAAGAATTTAGCTTTTTGCAGATAAGACCCATCATAGAAAGTGTGGAAACCGTAAGTAAATTGCCTGAAAATTTAGATATTTCTGAAACCATCATTTATTCTGAATCCGCTTTAGGAAATGGTAAATATGAAAACATCTGTGATGTAGTTTATGTAAAACCAGAAACGTTTAATTCTGCAAATACAAGAGATATTGCAAGTGCAGTAGAAGAAATTAATAAAAAATTTGTGGCACTAGACAAACCCTATATTTTAGTGGGGCCCGGGCGTTGGGGATCTAGCGATTCTTGGTTAGGCATTCCGGTGCTTTGGTCTCAAATATCAGCAGCAAAAATAATTGTAGAATCTGGTTTAAATGATTTTAGAATAGACCCAAGTCAGGGAACCCATTTTTTTCAAAATTTAACCTCTTTTAAAGTGGGCTATTTAACTATAAACCCGTTTATAAAAGATGGCTTTTTTGATGTAGATTATTTAAATAATCAAGAAGCTGTTTTTGAAGATTCTTATTTAAGGCATATTTCTTTTAAAAAGGACCTTACTGTTATTATTGATGGTAAAAATAATAAAGCAGTTATTTTTAAAGAAGGTATTTCCTTGGAAAACAGTACTTCAAATAAAGAAGAATCATTTGAGGAATTACCTCCAGAAGGGTTTATGTAA
- the pheS gene encoding phenylalanine--tRNA ligase subunit alpha: MLDKVKELIGDVKSFNASTKEEVETFRIKYLGSKGLLKDLFAEFKNVDAELRKDFGQALNNLKKSAEGKVAELSESLDSTTSHKSFYGDLSRPSEPINLGSRHPISLVKNQIIDVFNRIGFTVSEGPEIEDDWHNFTALNLPEYHPARDMQDTFFIEQDPDILLRTHTSSVQVRYMEENKPPIRTISPGRVFRNEDISARAHCIFHQVEGLYIDTDVSFADLKQTLLYFTKEMFGKSKIRLRPSYFPFTEPSAEVDIYWGLETETDYKITKGTGWLEIMGCGMVDPNVLKNANIDPTKYSGYAFGMGIERIAMLLYQIPDIRMFYENDKRFLEQFKSVL, encoded by the coding sequence ATGTTAGATAAAGTAAAAGAACTGATTGGTGATGTAAAATCATTTAATGCAAGCACAAAAGAAGAAGTTGAAACTTTTAGAATTAAATACCTAGGTAGCAAAGGCTTACTTAAGGATTTATTTGCTGAATTTAAAAATGTAGACGCAGAGTTGCGTAAAGATTTTGGACAAGCATTAAATAATTTAAAAAAATCTGCAGAAGGAAAAGTTGCCGAGTTAAGCGAGTCTTTAGACAGTACTACAAGTCATAAATCTTTTTATGGAGACTTATCTCGCCCATCAGAGCCTATTAACTTAGGTTCTCGTCATCCAATTTCATTGGTAAAAAACCAAATTATTGATGTTTTTAACAGAATTGGTTTTACGGTTTCAGAAGGTCCAGAGATAGAAGATGATTGGCATAACTTTACTGCCTTAAACTTGCCAGAATATCACCCGGCAAGAGACATGCAAGACACGTTTTTTATAGAACAAGATCCAGATATTTTATTACGTACACACACATCTTCTGTACAAGTAAGATATATGGAAGAAAATAAACCACCGATAAGAACAATTTCTCCAGGTAGAGTTTTTAGAAATGAAGATATTTCTGCAAGAGCACATTGTATTTTTCATCAAGTAGAAGGTTTGTATATTGATACAGATGTTTCTTTTGCCGATTTAAAACAAACACTTTTATACTTTACTAAAGAGATGTTTGGTAAATCTAAAATACGTTTACGTCCTTCTTATTTTCCGTTTACAGAGCCAAGTGCAGAAGTAGATATTTATTGGGGATTAGAAACAGAAACAGATTATAAAATTACAAAAGGTACCGGTTGGTTAGAGATTATGGGATGCGGAATGGTAGACCCTAATGTATTAAAAAATGCAAATATAGATCCAACAAAATACTCTGGTTATGCTTTTGGAATGGGAATAGAACGTATTGCCATGTTGTTATACCAAATACCAGATATTAGAATGTTTTATGAAAACGATAAACGTTTCTTAGAACAATTTAAATCTGTTTTATAA
- a CDS encoding GbsR/MarR family transcriptional regulator: protein MKEKICKVKMGLVEKLGVHLEDREHLAPVAARILSYIILTGKKGTTFEDMVTILCASKSTISTHLNHLQDLNKIVYFTKTGDRKKYFIINKGMVLQHIDNMINKWGEEREIHLELKNYKETINTKKIENESEKFDLSFHDDYIKFIDGATASVEELRLKLANNKFDI from the coding sequence ATGAAAGAAAAAATTTGCAAAGTAAAAATGGGCTTGGTAGAAAAACTAGGTGTCCATTTAGAAGACAGAGAACATTTAGCACCTGTTGCCGCTCGTATTTTATCTTACATCATCTTAACAGGTAAAAAAGGAACCACTTTTGAAGACATGGTAACCATACTTTGTGCAAGCAAAAGTACCATTTCTACACATCTAAATCATTTACAAGACTTAAATAAGATTGTGTATTTCACCAAAACAGGTGATCGAAAAAAATATTTTATCATTAATAAAGGTATGGTCTTACAACATATAGATAATATGATAAATAAATGGGGAGAAGAAAGAGAAATACATTTAGAATTAAAGAACTATAAAGAAACTATTAACACTAAAAAAATTGAAAATGAAAGTGAAAAATTCGATCTAAGTTTTCATGACGATTACATAAAATTTATAGACGGAGCGACAGCTTCTGTAGAAGAATTAAGATTAAAACTAGCCAATAATAAATTCGATATTTAA